The Blastopirellula retiformator genome includes a region encoding these proteins:
- a CDS encoding SMI1/KNR4 family protein, translating to MQWPPGLNAKPESPATDAEIAAFVESVFAPLTAQELEELHAEHRAIVGEGSFDPPFNPAIWPLPNRRLPESYLAFLQYSNGGSFSGDNRDFDPLFTTNQVRQYMLFYSIPHWMPLSAPIGFDGGGTFYLLDMRDDPIDGDYPVLFANACNLGYDEAVKLADSFSELIANKLGQP from the coding sequence ATGCAGTGGCCGCCAGGATTAAATGCCAAACCAGAATCGCCCGCCACCGATGCGGAGATAGCGGCGTTCGTCGAAAGCGTATTCGCACCACTCACCGCACAAGAGCTCGAAGAGTTGCATGCGGAACATCGGGCCATCGTGGGCGAAGGCAGCTTCGATCCTCCGTTCAACCCAGCAATCTGGCCGCTTCCTAATCGACGCTTGCCCGAGTCGTACCTAGCGTTTTTGCAATATTCCAACGGTGGATCATTCTCAGGCGACAATCGAGATTTCGATCCATTGTTCACTACGAATCAAGTTCGCCAGTACATGCTCTTCTACAGCATTCCTCATTGGATGCCTTTATCCGCTCCCATCGGTTTTGATGGCGGGGGAACGTTCTATTTGCTTGACATGCGAGACGATCCGATTGATGGAGACTATCCCGTGCTGTTCGCCAATGCTTGCAACCTTGGGTATGACGAAGCGGTAAAGCTGGCCGACTCGTTCTCGGAACTTATCGCAAATAAGCTAGGACAACCGTGA
- a CDS encoding glycosyltransferase: protein MHYGMLTLELHGHLNPMTTLGAELLRRGHRVTLLGSSRVQPFAARAGLAWAPLADLAQINAGWDKLGELSGLAAMKHTGKMVQWSSMATRDELPEIIEQRQIEALVVDQVAPAGAVVAEEQQIPYVVVCNALAGHFHGSVPPPPMNWPYRTGLLARLKNGLANRLVCTLFDRLAGASGPGAIRPLMLTELDQQWGRAMIAQQPACFDFPNHPRPAHFHYTAPWHTTGRDSQVDFPWDRLDDRPLVYASLGTLQNKLRHVYAAIAESARGMDVQMVLALGSANAKLDVPIPDNVIVVPYAPQLQLLDKALAVITHAGLNTTLETLARGLPMLCLPITNDQPGVARRVEHLGAGLVLGLGKASAKRIRQGLMTILKDPKFRHRAGELRDEMSCLNGPQMAADIIERAIGNGIELEETVALAE from the coding sequence ATGCATTACGGAATGTTGACGCTGGAACTGCATGGTCATCTCAATCCCATGACCACCCTGGGGGCTGAGCTTCTTCGGCGAGGTCATCGGGTGACCTTGCTTGGTTCGTCGCGAGTCCAGCCTTTTGCCGCGCGAGCCGGTTTGGCCTGGGCGCCGCTGGCCGACTTGGCCCAGATCAACGCCGGGTGGGACAAGCTGGGCGAGCTGTCGGGCCTGGCCGCGATGAAGCACACCGGCAAAATGGTTCAATGGAGTTCGATGGCGACTCGCGACGAGCTGCCTGAAATCATCGAGCAGCGCCAGATCGAGGCGCTTGTCGTCGACCAGGTCGCCCCGGCCGGCGCCGTGGTCGCGGAAGAACAACAGATTCCCTACGTCGTCGTCTGCAACGCCCTGGCGGGGCACTTCCACGGCTCGGTTCCGCCGCCGCCGATGAACTGGCCTTATCGAACCGGGCTGCTCGCTCGACTCAAAAACGGCTTGGCCAATCGGCTGGTCTGTACGCTGTTCGATCGCCTGGCCGGGGCCAGCGGCCCCGGCGCTATTCGTCCGCTGATGCTGACCGAGCTCGATCAGCAGTGGGGCAGGGCGATGATCGCGCAGCAGCCAGCCTGCTTCGATTTTCCCAACCATCCGCGGCCTGCTCACTTCCACTACACCGCTCCTTGGCACACGACAGGCCGAGACAGCCAGGTCGACTTCCCGTGGGATCGACTCGACGACCGGCCGCTGGTCTACGCTTCGCTGGGGACGCTGCAAAACAAACTCCGCCATGTCTACGCCGCGATCGCCGAGTCGGCCCGCGGTATGGATGTACAAATGGTGCTTGCCCTCGGCAGCGCCAACGCGAAGTTGGATGTTCCGATTCCCGATAACGTCATCGTCGTCCCCTACGCGCCGCAACTACAACTGCTCGACAAGGCGTTGGCCGTCATCACGCACGCCGGCCTTAACACCACGCTCGAGACGCTCGCCCGCGGCTTGCCGATGCTCTGCCTGCCGATCACCAACGACCAACCCGGCGTCGCCAGACGCGTCGAACATCTCGGCGCCGGGCTCGTGTTGGGACTGGGAAAGGCCTCGGCCAAGCGAATTCGCCAAGGCCTGATGACGATTCTCAAGGATCCCAAGTTTCGCCATCGAGCCGGCGAGCTGCGAGACGAAATGAGTTGCCTAAACGGTCCGCAAATGGCGGCCGATATTATTGAGCGAGCGATCGGGAACGGCATCGAATTGGAGGAAACGGTGGCGCTGGCCGAATGA
- a CDS encoding HNH endonuclease encodes MSAILERPTLVLNRNWQPVGVASVARSLTKVFSGTARIVDPLSYQLYDWEDWSQLVPNKDEPFISSQRLRIRVPEVVTLVNYDRVPRNTVTFSRRNVFKRDNYTCQYCGARPGSESLTIDHVLPRAQGGESSWENCVLACVECNHSKANRTPDQAKMPLHAIPVRPRWSPVYAARRVRIESWAKFISEAYWDTELGA; translated from the coding sequence ATGTCGGCAATCCTCGAGCGCCCAACGCTCGTACTAAATCGAAACTGGCAGCCGGTTGGCGTCGCTTCGGTGGCCCGCTCGTTGACCAAGGTGTTTAGCGGTACGGCGCGGATCGTCGACCCGCTGAGCTATCAATTGTACGACTGGGAAGATTGGTCGCAGCTGGTCCCGAACAAGGACGAGCCGTTCATCTCGTCGCAGCGGTTGCGGATTCGCGTTCCGGAAGTGGTCACGCTGGTCAACTATGACCGCGTCCCGCGGAACACGGTCACGTTCAGCCGTCGTAACGTGTTCAAGCGCGACAACTACACGTGCCAATATTGTGGCGCGCGGCCCGGTAGCGAAAGCCTGACGATTGACCACGTGTTGCCTCGCGCCCAAGGGGGCGAGTCGAGCTGGGAGAACTGCGTGTTGGCTTGCGTCGAGTGCAACCATTCGAAGGCGAACCGCACGCCCGATCAGGCGAAGATGCCGCTCCACGCGATTCCGGTTCGTCCCCGCTGGTCGCCGGTTTACGCGGCCCGCCGCGTGCGGATCGAATCGTGGGCCAAGTTCATCAGCGAAGCGTACTGGGATACCGAACTGGGCGCCTAG
- a CDS encoding MOSC domain-containing protein has translation MNEQGKVVAVCVSASGGIPRYATSVVELTPQGVVGDKHRYIEHETNERAVSLFDAEMYERLLIDGQSPPPGSVGENVTVCGLGLANLPEGTEIALGDAVVRLTRPWAPCYAQHPESGKTQPNDEKLSGWFAMVTRAARVAVGDVANVS, from the coding sequence ATGAACGAGCAAGGCAAAGTCGTTGCGGTCTGCGTCTCCGCCTCTGGTGGAATCCCGCGCTATGCGACTAGCGTGGTCGAACTGACGCCGCAGGGCGTGGTTGGCGACAAGCATCGCTATATCGAACATGAGACGAACGAGCGGGCGGTTAGCCTGTTTGACGCCGAGATGTACGAGCGGCTTCTGATCGACGGGCAATCGCCGCCACCGGGGAGCGTGGGAGAAAACGTCACGGTGTGCGGGCTCGGCCTAGCCAACTTGCCGGAGGGAACCGAGATCGCCTTGGGGGACGCCGTCGTTCGCCTGACGCGGCCGTGGGCGCCCTGTTACGCCCAGCATCCAGAGTCGGGAAAGACGCAGCCGAACGACGAAAAGCTATCGGGCTGGTTTGCGATGGTCACCCGAGCGGCGAGGGTCGCCGTTGGTGACGTCGCGAACGTCTCTTAA